AAGGGATTCACTAAGACAGAGCACATGGGTACAGAGAACAACAGCCTTGGTGGCTTTGAAGGTTTTCTTGAAAAAGCTCTTAGATCTGAAGCCAGACAGAGCAAGGGAGTCAGCTGGTAAATCATTCCTGATGTGACCTGGGAATTCAGGAGCAGAACACGCTAAATCCCTGGGTGAGAGAAGGTGGGCAGGACTGAACGGTTCCACGTGCGTACAAATGCCACATCTCTTCACTTCTCAACCCAGAACTGGAAAGGACTCAAACACAGCTTGTGTGGTGGGGAATTGTGTGTATTTTTCAGCACCTGTATATTGGAAAATCTGTACAGAAGCCTCATTCTGTCTGTAAAAGCCACAGTGAATACAGAGGTAGAAATACGGACTATGGCGTGATCTCGTCTTCCGCATTTCCTTTGGGCTCCTGTTCCGCTCGTGCTCTGCAGCTGCTTAGGGACCAAGACGGAGGCCACCAAGTGGAAGGAAGGTGGCAGCTCACGGAAGCAGGCCTGTCCGGAGGGGAGCCTTAACAATCTGCACACTGGGCCTCGAGCTCCCAGACAGAGCAGGGCACTGTGGGCTGTCTGTCTGCTTCAGGGCTGGATGAGTGATGGAAACGATTTTAAACATAGGCTTCCTCTCTAGGGAGAGATCATGCTGATCAAACTGTAGGAATTCCAGTGGACTTGGCAGCcagatttttctttctgaaaatgacTAAGTTGATACTTTGGTTCCAGTAAGTTTGACTACGATGACCTCATTTTCCCTGAAACCTGGTAACTGGCTAAAGCAGAATACTGGATGCTGGACCCCCTATGCAGGAAGGGGACACAACGCAGGGAGGAATTCTGAAGGAAGCTCATTTTGATTCCTCGCTTAAGCACACTAAACACCGAAGCTTATCAGCTCCCAGGCCTGGGGCGTTCTTGGCTTCTGTTCCAGGCTGAATCTGTCCAGCCCAAGGAGACATGGAGCTGGGGGCGGCCCTCAGACAGGGAGGGCAAGCCCAGCTTCCTTCAGCTGCTCTGGGAAGAAAGTCCTGGGAAGTTTGTCTCTTAGCTAAAAAATATCTCCCTGACGTATTTTAACACGTCCTCGTCCTCATCGGGGCTTCTGCTGCAGACAGAGTCAGAACCCGCAGCGCGGCCGAGGCCTGGGGAAAGGGCGGCTTTCCCATTGTTCTCGTCCTCACTTCTGCTCCCAGGagaactctgggaggctgagcgGGCTGCGGGGGGCTCTGGCTTATCGGCGCCTACCAGAAACGGCTGCTCCAAGGGTGCTTCCTGTTTATGGGCCTGTGGAGTGTTAGAAATAGCAGgcaaaacatatgtattttatctCCCTAATAGGCTGGTTTGTCAGTAAGAAACATACCCAGAAGTGACTATGAAGCCAGTGTGCACGAGGTCGGATACTGCTCCCAAATCAGAGACTGCCCCGCCTCACCCTCCTGTCACCCCCCACGCACCACCCCTCACAGCTCCTGAAGGAATCAACACCAACCTGGGAGGGAAGCGGGCAGCGACCTGAGGAACCCTGGAgtagaaaagcaaaacagaaaaaacttATCTGGAAAGGCAGGGTGACAGAAACGAAGGAGCACAGCTGGTAAAACCTGAGTGTAGGCCTAGGCTGTCACTTCTTGGCTATGTAAGGGGAATCcctgagtctcaatttcctcatctgtaaaatgggtataataatatcTGAAATAACTGTATCACTGGGTTACTGCAAGGATTAAATGCCAGAGTAAAATATAAAGGTACCTGGTCAACTATAAAGCACTACCAGCTCTAATGTGGTGCCACTACTATCCCTTGGGAAGCCAGGAGCCTCAGGGCGCCCCACTGAGAAGTGCAGTGCTAAGAAGTCATCTCCCCTGACTGAGACCCAGTTACAGACTCCTGTCCCCTCCACATATGAGCACACACAGCATCACCCCAGAAGGCGCTGCTCTCTCCCACCACCACTCCCTCCCCAGGTATCCAGCGCCAAATGCTCGGGGGGGCGGGCCCCCTCACATGAGGCCAGGCCAAGGGGCGCATGATCTGAGAGATGCACCAGGCCAAGTGGAGGAAGTGGGCTGACAGATGGGGGATCCCGTGCGCACCCTGAGAGGATGCAGGGCATCTCCCAATTTGGCCTATTTATCAAGGGACCAGTTTAGTTTCTGCCCAAGAAGAGTTTTAGGTCATAAAGTAAAGGCACGGTTGACTTTACCTCAATCAGGATCCCCAGAGCAACATCTACTATTTCAGCTTCATTCATGCAGTACACAGTGTTCAGTGCAGGAAGTCTGAAAGAAAGGCAGAGTGGCACTGGGACAGTCTCAGGTCTCCCAGGAGGAAGACAATGAGAGCAGCAGCAGCATCCCCTGGCCTTGCCACCAGGGGCAAGGGCCTCCTCGGCACAGACACAGCTTCCTAGTCCTCATGACCAGTAATGCACAGGGGCTTTGCGGAGGCGACAGTGGGCAGCCTCCCACCCCCTGCCAACTCCCCCAGGCATCTGAAACAGGCATGATGGCCAGCTCCAGCATCAAACtgacactaacacacacacacacacacacacacacagatgcaagCAGATCTAGCAGCTTGCTGCTCCCCTGTCTGTCCTAAAGAGCTGCCCACAGGAAGTACCACTTGGTGGTCACATTTTAAGTTGCAAATAAAGAGACTGGCATTTTGGACAACTGGTCTCTGAGAGTTTGGCTATTGTGTGTAACCCTGAGAGAGGGAGCTGACACGTAGGGGCTTGACGACGGACGTTCACCAACAGAAGCAGAAGCAGGTGCCTGTTGGTGAGAAGACagctctctctgcctcctgcagccTGGGCACCTCTGAAGAGCGGAACAGACCACCCACCTCACCGTCCTGCCAACACAGAACTCAGCCCAGCACCTGTGCTGCCCCGGCCCCCCTGCCTCCTGCTTCCCCAGGACCCCGCGCAGTTGCCCCACCTCGCTGCAGCCACTGTGGGCACTGCTGCCATTCTCCTCCTTCTGGGGGTCTTCACTGATACCTTGCTCTTCTCTGCCACCTGGGCCGTCATCCATGTGGGAAGGACCCTCTTTTTACTGCCAGACTTTACAGCTTCCATCTCTGGCCTCCCGTGAAGAGGACTCAGGGCCCAAGTGCAATGACTTGCTTTTCTAATTCAGGACAGTAGATCCCACCCTCATGACATCTGGGATTACAGGTCAGTTTGCTCTGAATGGGAGTCAAAATTTCAGTTCctacaaagaagaacaaagtccaGTGAATTCTAATAAGCTAGAATACTTGTAGTCATCACCAAAATTACTGGTCAGGACAAAGGTGAGCTGGACAGTGAGCAGGGCATCAGCggtggggggctgggcaggctgcTGGGTTCACAGAGCAGCCCCTGACCCAGCACAGGGCTGGGGGCAGCCAGGCCCAACTAGAAAAGCCTCCGGGAGCCTCTGCACTGAGCCATCTGAAGCAGGAGGAAAGGGGTGAGCACCCTcccaggagaaaggaaggaaggaggaaccCCACTTTCTCCTTGCCACCCAAGACACGCACTGTCCCCAGGGTGCCCAGCCTACCCTGCCCATAAATTCTCAAGGTC
This is a stretch of genomic DNA from Manis pentadactyla isolate mManPen7 chromosome 7, mManPen7.hap1, whole genome shotgun sequence. It encodes these proteins:
- the CYREN gene encoding cell cycle regulator of non-homologous end joining isoform X1, whose product is MEAVKSGSKKRVLPTWMTAQVAEKSKVSVKTPRRRRMAAVPTVAAARLPALNTVYCMNEAEIVDVALGILIEGSSGRCPLPSQAHKQEAPLEQPFLVGADKPEPPAARSASQSSPGSRSEDENNGKAALSPGLGRAAGSDSVCSRSPDEDEDVLKYVREIFFS
- the CYREN gene encoding cell cycle regulator of non-homologous end joining isoform X2; this translates as MEAVKSGSKKRVLPTWMTAQVAEKSKVSVKTPRRRRMAAVPTVAAARLPALNTVYCMNEAEIVDVALGILIEAHKQEAPLEQPFLVGADKPEPPAARSASQSSPGSRSEDENNGKAALSPGLGRAAGSDSVCSRSPDEDEDVLKYVREIFFS